In a genomic window of Croceibacterium sp. TMG7-5b_MA50:
- a CDS encoding glycoside hydrolase family 88 protein codes for MQPNIVFEPLREQALFAQLPMPAAEGIEGAIARAIARVGRSLPDFRQSFPAPSSEGQMYPAMDNSEWTNGFWTGILWLSWQLTGSQDYRTAAELQVADFLERARREVNVAHHDLGFLYTPSACAAWQLTGSEAGRVAGLLAADLLMRRYDPTTGVIQAWGDLTDPAESGRMIMDCNLNLPLLYWASRETGRAVYRQAADRHLAQAERYLVRPDGSTFHTFHMDTQTGAPLRGTTHQGFADDSCWSRGQAWGIYGFTLGYALSGRERLVALAKKLANYFINRCDETLVPRWDLIFDGGSDEPYDTSAAAVAACGLLELVRHLPLGDPHRDLYARIAWAMVEQLDRAHLAALDTSNGLLADGVYHMPKRIGVGECCLWGDYFYLEALIRLRQVWVPYWL; via the coding sequence ATGCAGCCGAATATCGTTTTCGAACCGCTGCGCGAGCAAGCCCTTTTCGCGCAGCTTCCTATGCCTGCCGCGGAGGGTATCGAGGGCGCGATAGCGCGCGCAATTGCGCGGGTGGGGCGGAGCCTGCCCGACTTCCGGCAGAGCTTTCCCGCGCCCTCGAGCGAAGGCCAGATGTACCCGGCCATGGACAACAGCGAATGGACCAACGGGTTCTGGACGGGGATCCTGTGGCTGAGCTGGCAGCTCACCGGCTCTCAGGATTACCGGACCGCTGCCGAGCTGCAGGTCGCCGACTTCCTCGAACGCGCCCGCCGCGAGGTCAACGTCGCTCACCATGACCTCGGGTTCCTGTACACCCCTTCGGCGTGCGCCGCTTGGCAGCTGACGGGCAGCGAGGCGGGAAGGGTGGCGGGCCTGCTGGCGGCTGACCTGCTGATGCGCCGGTATGACCCGACGACCGGCGTGATCCAGGCATGGGGCGATCTGACCGATCCGGCGGAGTCCGGGCGCATGATCATGGACTGCAATCTCAACCTGCCGCTGCTCTACTGGGCGAGCCGGGAGACGGGCCGGGCGGTCTATCGTCAGGCGGCCGATCGCCACCTGGCGCAGGCCGAGCGTTACCTGGTGCGCCCCGATGGCTCGACCTTTCACACATTTCACATGGATACGCAGACCGGTGCCCCCCTGCGCGGTACGACGCATCAGGGCTTCGCCGACGACAGCTGCTGGTCGCGCGGACAGGCCTGGGGCATCTATGGCTTTACCCTGGGCTACGCGCTGAGCGGGCGGGAGCGGCTTGTGGCGCTGGCCAAGAAGTTGGCCAACTACTTCATCAACCGGTGCGACGAGACGCTGGTCCCCCGCTGGGACCTGATCTTCGATGGCGGAAGCGACGAGCCCTACGACACCTCGGCAGCGGCGGTGGCGGCCTGCGGTCTGCTTGAACTCGTGCGCCACCTGCCGCTCGGCGATCCGCACCGCGATCTGTATGCCAGGATCGCCTGGGCGATGGTGGAGCAGCTGGACCGGGCGCACCTGGCGGCGCTGGATACGTCCAACGGGCTGCTCGCCGACGGCGTGTACCATATGCCCAAACGCATCGGCGTGGGTGAGTGCTGCCTCTGGGGCGATTATTTCTACCTCGAGGCGCTGATCCGCCTGAGGCAAGTGTGGGTGCCGTACTGGCTATGA
- a CDS encoding glycosyl hydrolase family 28 protein — protein sequence MAQAVTGWRLAPLLLAAALFLPKPASAQDLTLQIPAVPSGGWFWSAERDDYTVRVRRPGGQWQDLYEYKVRVDSDTKSLATMVFFNSDGPVELSVRKNNGAVHQVSVRPSSRQVPVRIEGDIAYLTLAGPTKLSVEFDGDRLTNLHVFAGALRPEPQAGAGVRIFGPGVHEAGEDRLFHFASGETVYLAPGAILNGGVMIEGADDVRLIGNGLIYNAPDHGITINNSREVVIDGPTVVNPSHYSLSCGQSRGIEVADLKAFSEGSWTDGIDMMACSDVDIDDVFLRNSDDTIAIYAGRKGFTGDARNITVSNAVLWADIAHPIHLGIHGSVGGQETIEEVTFRNIDVLEHDENDRDYQGVMAINAGDNNIVRKVLFEDIRVDRVEEGLPFLLRVVFNEKYSHTPGLGISDVTLRNIQFPEIQDRRALIEGFAADREVSDVRLENVTIGDRPFTRDDLMIGDHVGAVTIR from the coding sequence GTGGCTCAAGCAGTGACGGGGTGGCGCCTCGCACCTCTGCTGCTCGCAGCCGCGCTGTTCCTGCCCAAGCCTGCCAGCGCCCAAGATTTGACGCTGCAAATACCAGCGGTGCCCAGCGGCGGTTGGTTCTGGAGCGCGGAGCGGGATGACTATACTGTCCGGGTCCGTCGGCCCGGCGGGCAATGGCAGGATCTCTACGAGTACAAGGTCCGCGTGGACAGTGACACCAAGAGCCTTGCGACCATGGTGTTCTTCAACAGCGATGGTCCGGTTGAGCTCTCGGTGCGCAAGAACAACGGCGCGGTCCACCAGGTTTCGGTTCGACCCTCCAGCCGCCAGGTTCCGGTGCGGATCGAAGGCGACATCGCCTACCTCACCCTCGCCGGCCCGACGAAGCTGTCGGTCGAGTTCGACGGCGACCGCCTGACCAATCTCCACGTCTTCGCCGGAGCGCTACGCCCAGAACCGCAGGCAGGCGCAGGCGTCCGAATTTTTGGCCCAGGTGTGCATGAGGCGGGCGAGGATCGCCTGTTCCACTTTGCTTCAGGCGAGACGGTTTACCTGGCGCCGGGTGCGATCCTCAATGGCGGGGTGATGATCGAGGGTGCCGACGATGTCCGCCTCATCGGCAACGGGCTCATCTACAATGCGCCCGATCACGGGATTACGATTAACAATAGTCGCGAGGTAGTCATCGACGGGCCAACGGTCGTGAACCCGTCGCACTACTCGCTGTCATGCGGCCAGTCGCGCGGCATCGAAGTGGCCGACCTGAAAGCGTTTAGCGAAGGCAGCTGGACTGACGGGATCGACATGATGGCCTGCTCGGACGTCGACATCGACGACGTCTTCCTCCGCAACTCCGACGACACGATCGCGATCTACGCAGGCCGCAAAGGCTTCACCGGCGACGCCCGCAACATCACCGTCAGCAACGCCGTGCTCTGGGCCGACATCGCGCACCCAATCCACCTCGGCATTCATGGCTCGGTCGGCGGGCAGGAGACGATCGAAGAGGTGACGTTCCGCAATATCGATGTGCTCGAACATGACGAGAATGATCGCGACTATCAGGGCGTGATGGCGATCAATGCCGGCGACAACAACATCGTCCGCAAGGTGCTGTTCGAGGATATTCGCGTCGATCGGGTCGAGGAGGGCCTGCCCTTCTTGTTGCGGGTGGTCTTCAACGAGAAGTACAGCCACACGCCGGGCCTAGGGATCAGCGACGTCACGCTGCGCAACATCCAGTTTCCCGAAATACAGGACCGCCGCGCCCTGATCGAGGGCTTCGCCGCCGACCGAGAGGTCAGCGACGTCCGCCTCGAAAACGTTACGATCGGCGACCGTCCCTTCACACGGGACGACCTGATGATCGGCGATCACGTCGGCGCCGTGACGATCCGCTAG
- a CDS encoding LacI family DNA-binding transcriptional regulator, whose protein sequence is MHDVARHAGVSSMTVSRFVNGANVRADSKRKIEAALKELHYVPNLAARAARSGSHRLGILFNNPRSSNLGDFFMGAFRQAGEDGNQLLIEPVAGHADPIDAVRKVLDAGVAGIILPPPLCDSLDALELVWQARVHALSFATADPRSHSSAVLINDFEGARAMTRALIQLGHKHIGFVRGDVTHSPALRREEGFRAAMAEAGYSTRPDWIMSGDFSYRSGLEAATALLALEERPTAIFASNDDMAAAVLAVALGNGLSIPADVSVAGFDDTPIASLMWPQLTTVHQPIAEMAAAAVGMLDRLIRDRRSEGLPPHEHLVVPYELKLRESTGPAPQKGR, encoded by the coding sequence GTGCATGACGTCGCCCGCCATGCAGGCGTATCGTCGATGACCGTGTCGCGCTTCGTCAACGGCGCGAATGTGCGCGCGGATTCGAAGCGCAAGATCGAGGCGGCGCTGAAGGAACTGCATTACGTGCCGAACCTCGCGGCGCGTGCCGCCCGCTCCGGATCGCACCGCCTCGGCATCCTGTTCAACAATCCGCGGTCTTCAAACCTGGGCGACTTCTTCATGGGCGCTTTCCGGCAGGCGGGAGAAGACGGTAACCAGCTGCTGATCGAGCCAGTGGCCGGTCATGCCGACCCGATCGACGCGGTGCGCAAGGTGCTCGATGCCGGGGTCGCTGGCATCATCCTGCCTCCGCCGTTGTGCGATTCGCTCGATGCGCTGGAACTGGTGTGGCAGGCCCGCGTCCACGCGCTCAGCTTCGCTACCGCCGATCCACGCTCGCACTCCTCGGCCGTGCTGATCAACGACTTCGAAGGCGCGCGCGCCATGACGCGAGCTTTGATCCAGCTCGGCCACAAACATATCGGCTTCGTGCGTGGCGACGTCACGCATTCCCCGGCTCTTCGGCGTGAGGAGGGCTTCCGCGCCGCAATGGCGGAAGCCGGTTATTCCACCAGGCCGGATTGGATCATGAGCGGTGATTTCAGCTACCGGTCAGGGCTGGAAGCCGCCACGGCGCTGCTCGCCCTTGAAGAGCGTCCCACTGCGATTTTCGCTAGCAATGACGACATGGCAGCGGCCGTCCTCGCCGTTGCGCTGGGTAACGGCCTCAGCATCCCCGCCGATGTCAGCGTCGCAGGCTTCGACGACACGCCGATCGCATCTTTGATGTGGCCGCAGCTCACCACCGTACACCAGCCGATTGCGGAGATGGCCGCTGCCGCCGTCGGAATGCTTGATCGATTGATCCGTGACCGTCGGTCCGAAGGTCTACCGCCGCATGAGCATCTCGTGGTGCCCTATGAGTTGAAGCTGCGCGAATCGACCGGCCCTGCGCCCCAGAAGGGGCGTTGA
- a CDS encoding TonB-dependent receptor: MIRRYKVLAGVLAGSTMFGMTGAAHGQAASTPAGEPTVEGEAIVVTGLRESLANAAQTKRNTLEVVDSITADDIGKLPDPNVAETLTRIPGVQGYRFGGETASPVGEGSGLTIRGLSNLTASRIDGRAFFTAGSREFNIEGAIPGIVAGLDVFKNPTAEHIEGAIGGLINIRTRKPLDFRDDLAGAAGATLRYNDLAENVRPEYFGLISKKFDLGAAGELGILVAGSYQQSFNRGDSTAANGGLNLRRAISGNSAEYAANPSLNRAYVGRADVSYLLPVSLGEALAMSEAQRGELFTAVTDTHNVFTESYERTRKGLNIAVQWEPSSNLEVNLTGLYNSYLYDQDYQFIVTSNSSYVQNLSTLPFTVDEGLANRNANGGPNELVAGRRIAGGTFLNSGLFTQGGDEHRLYETGIIAANVVWRPTDRLMLSTDISYVDASQSQDNRSVRLDPVAGLSWNITRDIAAVPHGVQFEGPDLSSPANFVFNNYSNGTNQTFDDDGLAARFDAEYELPDGPLRTIRAGLRYAYQADRYRNYTFDRQLTTNGLAPAADGSNRISAAAFQDLLALAPDNFLDHEGGYAGGFLTFDPQALLGDNVRARFSQAGILPEDSLAENLISRRYFKEDTYAAYAEADYALLDDRLRGNIGVRVVRTDIFARGQVRTASGDIVPVESSSDYTNVLPSFNAVYNLTPDTLLRFGYGRGLTRPSFSNLNPQVIVTQTTGFGTQGNPDLRPQVGESVDIALEHYFTGGSYVAVNGFYKWIDGFFTGIEECQTVPLAPAPATGVLNSCPAGQYRITRNVNASAGNAKGVEVAGQTFFDFDFVPPALHGFGASASFTYVDTEVPVTLNGQEIVTQQPFTSKYNYSLTGLYEDDLIQARVVYTWRSDHILFGVTGNPIDGRYIKGFGVLDASIGVNLTEALSLNLQASNLLDTAPNRYVGEPNGYATPIERQHFTNGRVFGASVRYSFGS; the protein is encoded by the coding sequence ATGATTAGGCGATACAAGGTTTTGGCCGGCGTCCTGGCGGGTTCCACCATGTTCGGGATGACCGGTGCGGCACATGGACAGGCCGCAAGCACGCCAGCGGGGGAGCCGACGGTGGAAGGCGAGGCGATCGTCGTCACCGGTTTGCGCGAAAGCCTGGCCAATGCGGCGCAGACCAAGCGCAACACGCTGGAGGTCGTGGACTCGATCACGGCCGACGACATCGGTAAGCTGCCTGATCCCAATGTAGCCGAGACACTGACGCGTATCCCGGGTGTCCAGGGCTATCGGTTTGGCGGCGAGACCGCCTCGCCAGTGGGCGAGGGCAGCGGGCTGACCATCCGGGGACTGTCGAACTTGACCGCATCCCGCATCGACGGGCGCGCCTTCTTCACCGCCGGCAGCCGCGAATTCAATATCGAGGGCGCGATCCCGGGTATCGTCGCCGGCCTCGACGTGTTCAAGAACCCCACCGCCGAACACATCGAAGGCGCCATTGGCGGGCTGATCAACATCCGCACTCGCAAGCCGCTCGACTTCCGCGACGATCTGGCGGGGGCGGCCGGCGCCACCCTGCGCTACAACGACCTGGCCGAGAACGTGCGGCCGGAATATTTCGGGTTGATTTCCAAGAAGTTCGATCTGGGCGCGGCAGGCGAACTGGGCATCTTGGTGGCCGGCAGCTATCAGCAGAGCTTCAACCGCGGGGACAGCACCGCCGCCAATGGCGGGCTCAACCTGCGCCGGGCTATCAGCGGCAACAGCGCCGAATATGCCGCCAATCCCAGTCTCAACCGGGCTTACGTCGGCCGGGCCGATGTCAGCTACCTGCTGCCGGTCTCGCTGGGCGAGGCGCTGGCGATGTCGGAAGCGCAACGCGGGGAGCTGTTCACCGCCGTCACCGACACGCACAATGTATTCACTGAGTCATACGAGCGGACCCGCAAGGGCCTCAACATTGCCGTGCAATGGGAGCCGAGCAGCAATCTGGAGGTGAACCTTACCGGGCTCTACAATTCGTACCTGTACGACCAGGATTACCAGTTCATCGTCACCAGCAACAGTTCGTACGTACAGAACCTGTCCACGCTCCCCTTCACCGTGGATGAAGGGCTGGCGAATCGGAACGCCAATGGCGGGCCGAACGAATTGGTTGCCGGGCGGCGCATCGCCGGCGGCACGTTCCTGAATTCCGGCCTGTTCACCCAGGGCGGCGACGAGCACCGCCTGTATGAGACCGGGATCATCGCGGCTAATGTCGTCTGGCGTCCCACCGACCGGCTGATGCTGAGCACGGACATCTCCTACGTCGATGCCTCTCAGTCGCAGGATAACCGCTCCGTCCGCCTGGACCCTGTCGCCGGTCTCAGCTGGAACATTACTCGCGATATCGCCGCGGTGCCGCATGGAGTGCAGTTCGAGGGACCTGACCTCAGCAGCCCGGCGAACTTCGTGTTCAACAATTACAGCAACGGCACTAACCAGACCTTCGACGATGATGGCCTGGCCGCCCGCTTCGATGCGGAATACGAGCTGCCGGACGGTCCACTGCGCACGATCAGAGCGGGTTTGCGTTATGCCTATCAGGCGGACCGCTACCGCAACTACACCTTTGACCGGCAACTGACGACCAACGGCTTGGCTCCTGCGGCCGACGGATCCAACCGCATCAGCGCAGCCGCGTTCCAGGACCTGCTGGCGCTCGCACCGGATAATTTCCTGGACCACGAAGGCGGCTATGCGGGCGGGTTCCTGACCTTCGACCCACAGGCGTTGCTGGGCGACAATGTCCGGGCGCGGTTCAGCCAGGCGGGGATCCTGCCGGAAGACTCGCTGGCCGAAAACCTGATCTCGCGCCGGTACTTCAAGGAAGACACCTACGCGGCTTATGCCGAGGCAGATTACGCGCTGCTCGATGACCGGCTGCGCGGCAATATCGGCGTGCGGGTGGTGCGGACCGACATCTTCGCTCGCGGGCAAGTGCGGACCGCAAGCGGCGACATCGTGCCGGTGGAGAGTTCGAGCGACTACACGAACGTGCTGCCGAGCTTCAACGCAGTCTACAATCTGACGCCCGACACCTTGCTGCGGTTCGGCTACGGCCGCGGCCTCACCCGGCCGAGCTTCTCCAACCTCAATCCTCAGGTGATCGTCACCCAAACCACCGGCTTCGGCACCCAAGGCAATCCCGACCTGCGGCCACAGGTCGGCGAGAGCGTGGACATCGCGCTAGAGCATTACTTCACCGGTGGTAGCTATGTGGCGGTGAACGGCTTCTACAAGTGGATCGACGGCTTCTTCACCGGCATCGAGGAGTGCCAGACGGTGCCTCTGGCGCCGGCGCCTGCCACCGGCGTGTTGAATTCGTGTCCGGCCGGGCAGTACCGGATCACCCGCAACGTGAATGCTAGCGCCGGGAACGCCAAGGGCGTGGAGGTCGCCGGGCAGACTTTCTTCGACTTCGACTTCGTCCCCCCCGCGCTCCACGGCTTCGGCGCCTCCGCCTCCTTCACCTATGTCGATACCGAGGTGCCGGTGACGCTGAACGGACAGGAGATCGTCACGCAGCAGCCGTTCACGTCCAAGTACAATTACTCCCTGACGGGGTTGTACGAGGACGATCTGATCCAAGCGCGGGTGGTCTATACCTGGCGTTCGGATCACATCCTGTTCGGCGTGACCGGCAATCCGATCGACGGGCGCTATATCAAGGGCTTCGGGGTGCTGGATGCCTCCATCGGCGTGAACCTGACCGAGGCTTTGAGCCTCAACCTGCAGGCCTCCAACCTGCTCGACACCGCGCCTAACCGCTATGTCGGGGAGCCGAACGGCTACGCCACGCCCATCGAGCGGCAGCACTTCACCAACGGCCGGGTGTTCGGCGCATCGGTCCGCTACAGCTTCGGCTCCTGA
- a CDS encoding oligosaccharide MFS transporter: MAFVGQSGAAIGAPAPLGGNAAKRNYILLSAFLFLFFFAQAGAMSFLAIWLKGPIGLSGAQVGTVFSANFIAAMVCQPLYGYFSDRFGLKRHVPLFLGIMVLLCGFFFAFVYAPLLQVSVLLGAAVGGLYLGLTFVAGSFALESYVDRVGRRYGFEYSRARLWGSLGFATAALFSGQLYNIDPRINFFLASAAGLLCLPLILAARIAPDAGEEEATATVTPRGALSVLGQAQFWRFMVLILGVTNLYLVFDQQFPVYFASMFETPERGNEMFGYLNSAQIFVEAVMLIIAPWVVMKTGAKNGLMLATAIMIVRIGGSAVADGPLAISVVKMLHSLELPVLIVSIFRYIAYHFDARFASTVYLVGVSFGHSLGLAVLSPIVGRGYDLFGYQTTYLMIAGGALVFWIASWFALSHTPRTDMAGRPLESARPAAAQTSGAPPLTPELAPGQVV, translated from the coding sequence ATGGCATTTGTCGGTCAGTCCGGTGCCGCCATCGGAGCGCCTGCTCCGCTCGGCGGCAACGCGGCGAAGCGCAACTACATTCTGCTGAGCGCCTTTCTGTTCCTGTTCTTCTTCGCGCAAGCCGGCGCAATGTCCTTCCTCGCGATCTGGCTGAAGGGACCGATCGGCCTGAGCGGGGCGCAGGTGGGAACCGTGTTTTCGGCGAACTTCATCGCCGCGATGGTCTGTCAGCCGCTTTATGGCTACTTCTCTGACCGGTTCGGCCTCAAGCGCCACGTGCCGCTGTTCCTCGGCATCATGGTGCTGCTGTGCGGCTTCTTCTTTGCCTTCGTTTACGCGCCGCTGCTGCAGGTCAGCGTGCTGCTCGGTGCGGCGGTCGGCGGCCTCTATCTCGGGCTGACTTTCGTCGCGGGCAGTTTCGCGCTGGAGTCCTATGTCGATCGCGTAGGTCGGCGGTATGGTTTCGAGTATAGCCGCGCCCGGTTGTGGGGATCGCTCGGCTTCGCGACCGCCGCCCTGTTCTCTGGCCAGCTCTATAACATCGATCCGCGCATCAACTTCTTCCTGGCTTCTGCCGCTGGCCTGCTGTGCCTGCCGCTGATCCTGGCTGCGCGTATCGCGCCCGATGCCGGCGAGGAAGAAGCGACCGCCACCGTGACGCCGCGCGGCGCGCTGTCGGTGCTGGGCCAGGCGCAATTCTGGCGGTTCATGGTGCTGATCCTGGGCGTGACGAACCTCTACCTCGTGTTCGACCAGCAGTTCCCGGTCTACTTCGCGTCTATGTTCGAGACGCCGGAACGCGGCAACGAGATGTTCGGCTACTTAAATTCGGCGCAGATTTTCGTGGAGGCGGTGATGCTGATCATCGCGCCCTGGGTGGTCATGAAGACCGGCGCCAAGAACGGGTTGATGCTGGCAACGGCGATCATGATCGTACGGATCGGCGGATCGGCGGTGGCTGACGGGCCGCTGGCGATTTCCGTGGTGAAGATGCTCCACTCGCTCGAGCTGCCCGTCCTTATCGTGTCGATCTTCCGCTACATCGCCTACCACTTCGATGCGCGCTTCGCCTCGACCGTTTACCTGGTGGGCGTCAGCTTCGGGCACTCGCTCGGCCTGGCGGTCCTGTCGCCGATCGTCGGCCGTGGGTACGACCTTTTCGGCTACCAGACCACGTACCTGATGATCGCGGGCGGCGCCCTGGTGTTCTGGATCGCATCTTGGTTTGCCCTGTCCCACACCCCCCGTACGGACATGGCGGGGCGTCCCCTGGAGAGCGCCAGGCCAGCAGCCGCGCAGACAAGCGGTGCGCCGCCGCTGACGCCCGAACTCGCGCCGGGGCAGGTGGTCTGA
- a CDS encoding heparinase II/III family protein: MMMKLALPLLTVPMVLMAPTGAASGQMAAPTGLSVIAPRDLTVKAGGGQLGFDDATMAQFRERVATNAEVRRSWRAVLADADTMLGQTPAAITGHPRRITEQAEPLILAYRMTGEARYAAKLRDILFMMAGVENWVTDAPLLRRDPPWNSDLQMGTTAEMFGLIYSNIRDTLSPAEREQLIASFMQRGVQPVFNDWIDGRRRIHTLDTMGHNWWAHIVFGTGAGLIGVARDAPEALRYLDRLDQAGSEWWAFAGNRLESKIATFGAQGAFSESVNYAELAVGTYLNYRIAWQETFEQAPAAIPLLPNAVDFLIHNLYPASTGPYSVNFGDGGHQKSYARTAANMWLTGDRQPRYLWYVNAFAGAGDLRRQPRYLAHLPLASEEGGKGEMPDLPTWLWDRDMGWATMRSSWAQDATMLAVRSGFTWNHNHADAGSFVLYHHGKPLLIDSGNSSYATPEYDSYYRQGIAHNVATFNGRNEPEAHTYSGSHLTGALPHMLVGGGMRYLMADATGPTSAYFERNFRHFLWLDDGVILVYDDLLAREPGQFAFQLHAEGTVQRRGTSLHVENGGARVEVRPIYPTSLPDAGLPTDYPENVRLTTLQGYKDHAPQERTTFYRFEPAELAQRQKLITAILPEEVGPAVELERLAGPNMIGVRVRAGERVTEVYMNLTADGSVKHRNSIATVMGWETDAYMVAVTYSATGTIERLLLANGSYLRRDGEVWLDSLSKRYLIGSFTGPQPEYWVQGQDNTALTLRLPGQAAQVTVNGATLHPDTGGDTIRLRCC; the protein is encoded by the coding sequence ATGATGATGAAGCTTGCTCTGCCGCTGTTGACCGTTCCGATGGTCCTTATGGCGCCGACGGGAGCCGCGAGCGGGCAAATGGCGGCGCCCACCGGATTGAGCGTGATCGCGCCGCGGGATCTGACCGTCAAGGCGGGCGGCGGGCAGCTCGGGTTTGACGATGCGACAATGGCGCAGTTTCGCGAGCGGGTTGCCACGAATGCGGAGGTGCGGCGCAGCTGGCGCGCGGTGCTGGCAGACGCCGACACTATGCTGGGGCAGACCCCCGCGGCGATCACCGGCCATCCGCGGCGGATCACGGAACAGGCGGAGCCGCTGATCCTCGCATACCGAATGACCGGCGAAGCGCGCTATGCTGCCAAGCTGCGCGACATCCTGTTCATGATGGCAGGCGTGGAGAACTGGGTCACCGATGCGCCGCTGCTGCGCCGCGATCCGCCGTGGAACTCAGACCTGCAGATGGGGACCACGGCCGAGATGTTCGGCCTGATCTATTCCAATATCCGTGACACATTGAGTCCGGCCGAGCGTGAACAGCTGATCGCATCGTTCATGCAGCGCGGGGTTCAGCCGGTATTCAACGACTGGATAGACGGACGCCGGCGTATCCACACGCTCGATACGATGGGGCACAATTGGTGGGCGCACATCGTGTTCGGCACCGGCGCGGGGCTAATCGGTGTAGCCCGGGACGCGCCCGAGGCGCTACGCTACCTCGACCGGCTCGACCAGGCGGGTTCGGAATGGTGGGCCTTCGCAGGCAACCGGCTGGAATCCAAGATCGCCACCTTCGGAGCGCAGGGGGCCTTTTCGGAATCGGTGAACTATGCCGAGCTGGCGGTGGGCACCTACCTGAATTACCGCATCGCGTGGCAGGAGACGTTCGAGCAGGCGCCGGCGGCAATCCCCCTGCTGCCGAATGCGGTCGATTTCCTGATCCACAATCTCTACCCGGCCAGTACCGGCCCATACAGCGTGAACTTCGGCGACGGGGGGCACCAGAAGTCGTATGCGCGCACGGCCGCCAATATGTGGCTGACGGGCGACCGGCAGCCGCGCTACTTGTGGTACGTGAATGCGTTCGCCGGCGCCGGCGATTTGCGCCGGCAACCTCGCTACCTGGCCCACCTGCCACTAGCATCCGAAGAGGGCGGGAAGGGGGAGATGCCGGACCTGCCGACCTGGTTGTGGGACCGAGACATGGGCTGGGCTACCATGCGCAGCTCCTGGGCGCAGGATGCGACCATGCTGGCGGTGCGGTCGGGCTTCACCTGGAACCACAACCATGCCGATGCCGGATCGTTCGTCCTGTATCATCATGGCAAGCCGCTGCTGATCGATTCCGGCAATTCGTCCTACGCCACGCCCGAATATGACAGCTACTACCGGCAGGGCATCGCCCACAACGTCGCGACCTTCAACGGTCGCAACGAGCCAGAGGCGCATACCTACAGCGGCTCACACCTCACTGGTGCGTTGCCTCACATGCTGGTGGGCGGGGGCATGCGATACCTGATGGCTGACGCGACCGGGCCGACCTCCGCCTATTTCGAGCGCAACTTCCGGCATTTCCTGTGGCTCGATGACGGCGTGATCCTGGTCTATGACGATCTGCTCGCGCGCGAGCCCGGGCAGTTCGCCTTCCAGCTGCATGCTGAAGGCACCGTGCAGCGCCGAGGCACCTCGCTCCACGTGGAGAATGGCGGCGCTCGGGTCGAGGTGCGGCCGATCTATCCCACCTCGCTGCCGGATGCGGGGCTGCCGACCGACTACCCGGAGAATGTGCGGCTCACCACCTTGCAGGGATACAAGGACCATGCGCCGCAGGAGCGCACGACCTTCTATCGGTTCGAGCCTGCCGAGCTGGCCCAGCGGCAGAAGCTGATCACCGCCATTCTTCCGGAAGAAGTCGGCCCGGCAGTGGAGCTGGAGCGGCTGGCCGGGCCCAACATGATCGGCGTGCGCGTGCGCGCCGGCGAGCGGGTGACCGAAGTCTACATGAACCTGACGGCGGACGGCAGCGTCAAGCACCGTAACAGCATCGCTACCGTGATGGGTTGGGAGACGGACGCCTACATGGTAGCCGTTACCTACTCCGCCACGGGCACGATCGAGCGACTGCTGCTCGCCAACGGGAGCTATCTGCGGCGCGATGGTGAGGTCTGGCTGGACAGCCTGTCCAAGCGGTATCTGATCGGCAGCTTCACGGGGCCGCAGCCGGAGTACTGGGTGCAGGGGCAGGACAATACGGCGCTCACACTGCGGTTGCCGGGTCAGGCAGCGCAAGTGACCGTCAACGGCGCGACGCTGCACCCCGATACTGGAGGCGACACGATCCGGCTGCGGTGCTGCTAG